The Raphanus sativus cultivar WK10039 chromosome 6, ASM80110v3, whole genome shotgun sequence sequence ATGGAGTTTCCATACACCAACGCTAGCAAATTTATACTATATAGCAACATATTATAGTATAGTAAGGTAATCTGTTTCCATATAAACCAAACTCTTCCATACTGTAAatgcaaataaataattttaggtGTTCCATATTACAAACAGAGATCAAAAGTCTACACTTTTAAGTTGCATCACATAGATCAGAAACAGAAATCGCTAACCCTAAATTGTGATCGCCAGTCTAGACTAtatatattcatcaaatagTAAGGCAAAAATAAATCGTAGTACTCCTTGGCACAACAATAGTTACAATACTTTTCGTCCCATActatacaatttattattatattatagtcAGTTTCTCTTCAAAATCTACTAATTTAGTTATGGAAACGAAGCCAACCCAACAGACAACACAACAGTACAAGGTAAAGCAAACATCAATTAATAATATGCATCCTACACTAAGTATTTGCATCATATAGTATGGAAATAACATTCGGCAGATGCAATGGCGTTTCCATAAACCAACGCTACCAAAACTATACTATATAGTAACATATTGTAGTATAGTAAGTGTATCTGTTTCCATATGTCTCAGTCGCTTATGGAAACCATAGCAAACCAACACACACGAGAACCCTAAATGCTGAATCAAAGAACACAGACaacgaaaagaaaaacaacccAAAAACACACACCCAAGAACCCTTAATACTATTCAGAGAACACAGAAAATTTCGGTACTCACCTCCACCGCCGCTGATTTTCCCGTCCTCCTCAAATCGCTACACTGCGGACCAAAATTCACTCGTTAGTTTCGGAAACAGTTACTTCTGAAGCCGCCTCGCAATTAGATTTAAACAGTAGACTAAATTGCACAAGTTAATCGAGTGATTGTACCTTGATTTAATCGCTCCTCCACTCTGTAATCGACCGAACCACCGTCAATCGCCACCGCTGCCGTAACCCTTACTTTCAGTTGCCGTAAACTTTCTCCGGCAAACACAGAGAaactttctttagtttttttttggtctcgTGTAATGGTTTTGAATAAAAAACCGTTCAGTTTCCAAATCAACCGCTTTCGAGAAAATACTAGGCTGTGGGCCCAACAAAATTTCACGCGCAGGCCNNNNNNNNNNNNNNNNNNNNNNNNNNNNNNNNNNNNNNNNNNNNNNNNNNNNNNNNNNNNNNNNNNNNNNNNNNNNNNNNNNNNNNNNNNNNNNNNNNNNcccaaatactaaaccctaaacccaaatagtcaaccctaaacccaaatcgcaTACTATAAACCCTATCTGTAAAGAAACACAATAACGTACCACACTTTGCGCTATACtacatttattatatagtatGGACTCAGACAAGGCAACAAACATAAAGCCATataacctaaacccaaaccgtagtCCCTAATACTACGTTCCGCTATACTACATGAGGTATATAGTATGAACGcagacaaagaaacaaacataaagcCTAATgatctaaacccaaatcgtagtCCCAattactaaaccctaaccccaaATAGTAAACCCTTAACCATAACCATGAACCCAATccaaaacccaaaccgtataccgaaatccaaactctaaatctAATTCCAGAAATCTAAACCCATACCACTCGGCGTACTATACTACACTTTACATATAGTATAGTGCCAGATAAACAAACCAACAAAAAAGCATATGCACTAAACACaaatactataccctaaacccatatagttaaccttaaaccctaaaccctataccctaaactcctacaccctaaacccaaaccgtatactaTAAACCCAATATGTAAACCAAAATCCCAAACTCTATAACCATACCTTActttaatataaactattacCATCGTATAGTATAGTCCGAAACTAACAAACAAGCATAATGCCAAATGCACTAAACCCATATAGTTAACCTTTAACACATATGGTAAACcgtaaacccaaatcgtaaaccctaaacacaaaccGAATACTATATACCCAATCTCTTAACCAAAATCCCATGGCTAAACCGAAATCCCAATGGCTAAACCCATATCATAATATGTTCGATACTACAAATAGGATATAGTATAGTGGAATTGATAAAAGTTCAGTGATAGAGGAACAACAACATATATATGGGATATCGCCTGATTGGAATTTGGGTATGCGAAATTCACAGAAATATCCTATGTCATGTGTAGGATGAACATTTAATAGAAATGCGGATTGAAATCTGGAAACTTAGAATAATGGCATCCACATACTATACTATAGTTTATATGGCATAGTCTGCGGAACAGTTGCATGCAAAATAGTTTAGCAGACATATAACTGCATAGTAATTAATCAGAACGGATGCACGAAAGTTACTAACACAAACCACATAAGAAAACCAAAATACCGTTAATGACAATGAAATAAACATAGCAACAATGTAGAGTGTTTGGAGAAAGTAGgtttaaagaaaaaactgaCAAAGAGGGAGGTCCAAATAAACAGGCACACAGACAATTAAATTAGAAGTATTTATTTGGATGGGGAAACCGGAAAGTCAACCAAATATTTGGGGTTGAATGTCCCAAAAGCTTCAACTGCATAGGTCTGAGCTGCAAGTGCAAGAGCCTCCGCGTTAAGATGTGCTGCCTGAGAGATGTTATTGCTGGCATGCAGTTCCATAAGTAGAATCGATGCAATACAAGAGAATTCtgcaaaatattttagaatccGTCAACACGAGCAACCAATCTAAAGTAATCAGAAATACAAACTATTCTATATATGCGGGTAAAATAGTATGGATAGTAGCGTACCTCTTTGTTCACACAACAATGAGAGATCAAGACGCCTTATGGGCATTGCACCTTCGGCCGATGCTTTCCCGCTGTTAAGCCCTATAAGTAGGGGTAGAAGAACGACAATCGGATTCAAGACGGCTACGATCTTGTCGTCACTAAGACATGACGGGTTACAATCTAAAACATGAATGCTCCAGTTGGCTATATCAACGACAACACCAATCCAATGCCACCTGTCCGCTTGCAATGGGAAGTATAATACTTGGACTTTAGCATCCCACGTCATATTAGGGAACCCTGGATTTGCGAATATATTGGAGAAGCTGAAATTGCCTATGTCCTTGACACGACAGAATTGCTGGTATTCAAGACGAAGGGATTCCACAAAAGATGCTGGCAAAAAATCATAAGTTGTGATCCCCGCAACACGGAGGCGCCTTCGAATAAATGTTACCACCATGTCTGCGGCCTGTAGAAATTTAAACATAAGGGGCGAATTGAGACGGTGAAAATATATAGTTACAGAGATTACCTTTGGTGTTTGCATCTGTGCTGAATCAAAAAAGGACTGGAAAACCGTATTGTCAACGGTAACACCTTCCCCTATATCGTACTCCCTACAcggaaaacataataaatattagtGGTTAGAGGTTTGTACGAATAAGGATGATGTTATGATACCTTGCTGTCTGCATAACGGTGCGAAAACCGGCTACACGGAATGCATTAGGGCGCACACATGGTGCAAATCGACCAACAAAAGGGCCAACATTTGTTTCTGCCACAAAAGATCCCGATGTTTTTGCAGGGGACGTCGCAACAGTTGAAGGGACCTCAGGAATATCTGGCTTTTTTGTTTCTGGAACAAGAGACCCCGATGGGTTTGCTAGTGACGTCGCAGCCGGTGAAGGCTCCTCAGGAATAGTTGGCATTTTCGTTTCTTTACCAGACTGTTTTGGTTTGGTGGTAGCAGCAGAGGAAGCCTCCTCCTTCATTGTTGGAACTTTGTTCGAAACTTGTTTTGCACGGGATCCACCTTTTTTACCCTTCTGTTTCTTGACAGGAAGTGGAGGAGGCGTATATTTGGAGTTCGGGCATCGAGCCCTTTTGCTTGACCGCCTCTGCCTTTCACCGTCAATAATGTTTTCGCTACCAACTTCGCCTGTTGTTGGTTGGTCTGTCACATCGGAGTTGAGTTGTTGTTCTGAGGACACACCCTGGGATGCCTGCGAAAATGTAAATTCACATTGTTAGTTATCCCCTAACAATACAGAAGTGGAAAGAAAGAACAGCTTAGTTTCAGGTAAGTTTGTTCCATACTATTATTCCATACGAGTACagtatgaaattaaaatatattaatcttaCATTGTCTCCACCAATCCCAGATGTTTCAGGCGCATCAGAAGCGACCTGCAAAGCTGGATCGGAAACAATAACATCACTTTCCATATCTACTGTCCCACCCTCGCTATGTCCTTCTTTATCAGGGGCTTCCGAATCAGTCTGCAAAGACAAAAAAATGGTAAGTTCCATACTATTATTGATCCCAAAATAGTATGGAACAAACTTACCTCTTCGTTTGGAATCTCAGCAGATTGAGGCCCACGTATAGGAAGCTGAGCAACAGCGATCTCCAAAGATGGATCGGAAACTACATGATGGCTTTCCACATTTGAGGACTTATCTGATCCAATGGCAGCCTCGGCATTTCCTTCATTCTCAGTGGCTTCAGAAACAGCCTGAAAATGACAAAAACGGTAGAAAGTTCGGTAAGATCTTCAAATAAGTGTTCACTGTCAATAAGTTACTATACTATACTATTTCGGTGTATAGTATTCTAGTTTGTAATAGTGACTAAATAATGTGGTCTCGCAATAATCGACGTTACTATGGAAACAAAACTCGAGACAAGCTACGTTGAGACTCTACAAACAGGATAAATACACGGCACTTACAGCTAGCTCCGCAATTATATCCTCAATACAAGCAGTATCGCGTTCAGTCGGACTGGACATCCTTTCAGGTGATGCATCCTCTGGAGATTCGACAGGGAAAGCCGGTGATAAACTACCAGGTGATAAACGACCACTCTCGCCAGGACTTGTCTGCACAGGTAATTTAGGGTGAGAAACAACAATTCCAtaccatttttattatatagtataaaagCGACGAACCATCGTCTCGGGGACGGCAGAAGGGACCGTAGGATGGGTAGAAACAGGGCGGACGTCATCTCCTCGAACTTGCGTACGCACTGAAGAGCCTAAAAGGACATCCTTTAAGGACTGAATTTCGCCACATATGCCTTCTTTTAAGCTTGTTACAATGGGTAAAGCGCGGGCATGTAGTTCGGTTGCAACCAAACGTGCGAGCGTAGATACATCAAACACTCCTGGAAGCCCCTCTGTATTGGCGTTTTCAGGCCGGTCGGCCTCAGCATTCCCAGCAGGCTGCCCAACTGTTTCTGAACTCGACGCTCCCAATCCTCCAACCCCTTTCGATTGCTTTGCATCAGAAGCCTTAACACCTCCACGCCAGGTATTGATTTCAAACGGGAACCTATCTCGAATCAATGAGACCATGTGATTGACTCGTAGATCGTCCTTCTCAGCTGTCAATGGTGGGATGTCGGACCCTTCGCATAGTATGGAACGAACCGGAGCCTGCATGTACAGGACAAATAAGCACCTCAACATAAACGGAGAAAATGAAATAGTGTGCAACACATACCTGACCGGTTAGTTCAAGGGTTTGCACAGtcagaatatttattttcacagACCGCGCACATACTCCATCAACAATGTCTTCAATCGGAAGATCATCAGAAACCAGATCTTCCCCTAAACGTGGATCTGCAATTATTTGTGGGCAACTGCACACGGTGACTAGAACCATAGCATGGGCGAACCCTTGTATGGCAAGGGTGTCTTGGGCCAATTGTCCTGCCGACCTTATCTTTCCGCTTGAAACCGTTAACAAAAAAGACTCCCTTCCCCAGGGATATTCTAGAAACATCCCAATATCACCAACCATCTCTACTACCTCAGGTCTTAGCtgggttgaaccactggttgggCACAAAATACCTTctacaagaaggagaagagatAAACGCAATCGGGTTTCCTCGTCTttatacttttctttttgtgcCAATTTGGAGATGATCCAATCCGGAGTGATAGTCTCCTCACTGCCAAACAACGTTTTCCACATGACTCCATCCCCACCAACTTGCTTTGCCTTCGCTTTACCCTTTTTTTTCCCTTTAACCAATTGCTGTCCACCAAGAGAAGATGTTGGAGGCAACCCACAATTGAGTCCGGTCACTAAAGCAAATTCTCCAATACCATATCGTATAGGCTTCCCTGCAAACAACCACCACAGCTCATACAGCTTCCGCGTAACCAACTGCCGGGACAATAACTGGTGAGCAAACATCACTGAAAATGTATGCCCTCCCATCAACATTAGCTGGCGAAACTGCGACTCAGCCAACAACTCCTGTTGAGCATCCGTTAGTGCTCCTTTTACAACTTCAATCCACCGCAAATTGAAGTAGTTGTTTATTCTTTTCCGCCCCGAGGGTTCATACCCCGTCTGAAACAAGCGCTCTGGCAAACCAAACTCTTCCATACTGTAAatgcaaataaataattttaggtGTTGCATATTAAAAACAGAGATCGAAAGTCTACACTATTAAGTTCCATCAAATAGAACAGAAACAGAAATCGCTAACCATAAATTGTATCGCCAGTCTAGACTATATATATCCATGAAATAGTAAGGAAAGAATAAATCCTAGTAATCCTTGGCACaacaatatttacaaaattttttgTCCCATactatacatttatttattatagtaTAGTCAGTATCTTTTGAAAGACTACTAATTCAGTTATGGAAACGAAGCCAACCCAACAGACAACACAACAGAACAAAGTAAAGTaaacatcaaataataatatgcaTCCTACACTATGTATTTGCATTATATAGTATGGAAATAACAATCGTCACACGCAATGGAGTTTCCATACACCAACGCTAAcaaatttatactatataacAACATATTATAGTATAGTAAGGTAATCTGTTTCCATATAAACCAAACTCTTCCATACTGTAAatgcaaataaataattttaggtGTTCCATATTACAAACAGAGATCAAAAGTCTACACTTTTAAGTTGCATCACATAGATCAGAAACAGAAATCGCTAACCCTAAATTGTGATCGCCAGTCTAGACTAtatatattcatcaaatagTAAGGCAAAAATAAATCGTAGTACTCCTTCGCACAACAATAGTTACAATACTTTTCGTCCCATActatacaatttattattatattatagttAGTTTCTCTTCAAAATCTACTAATTTAGTTATGGAAACGAAGCCAACCCAACAGACAACACAACAGTACAAGGTAAAGCAAACATCAATTAATAATATGCATCCTACACTAAGTATTTGCATCATATAGTATGGAAATAACATTCGGCAGATGCAATGGCGTTTCCATAAACCAACGCTACCAAAACTATACTATATAGTAACATATTGTAGTATAGTAAGTGTATCTGTTTCCATATGTCTCAGTCGCTTATGGAAACCATAGCAAACCAACACACACGAGAACCCTAAATGCTGAATCAAAGAACACAGACaacgaaaagaaaaacaacccAAAAACACACACCCAAGAACCCTTAATACTATTCAGAGAACACAGAAAATTTCGGTACTCACCTCCACCGCCGCTGATATTCCCGTCCTCCTCAAATCGCTACACTGCGGACCAAAATTCACTCGTTAGTTTCGGAAACAGTTACTTCTGAAGCCGCCTCGCAATTAGATTTAAACAGTAGACTAAATTGCACAAGTTAATCGAGTGATTGTACCTTGATTTAATCGCTCCTCCACTCTCTAATCGACCGAACCACCGTCAATCGCCACCGCTGCCGTAACCCTTACTTTCAGTTGCCGTAAACTTTTTCCGGCAAACACAGAGAaactttctttagtttttttttggtctcgTGTAATGGTTTTGAATAAAAAACCGTTCAGTTTCCAAATCAACCGCTTTCGAGAAAATACTAGGCTGTGGGCCCACCAAAATTTCACGCGCAGGCCGGGCTAGATATGTAATAATACAGAATGTTATAGTCTGTATCGTAACCATTGCTATGCTATggttataaagtttttttgttCGTTTGTTATAGTTATGGGCTGCAATTTCCCTTTAATCAATGGTAGGGCATTTATACTAtagttgcccaaaaaaaaaaaaaaactactattCGCCGCCGGGTTCTTCCATCTTCATCGTCGGAGTACTCTCACCGACTGAAACTTCCTAACTTCATCAATTCGCTTCGCTGAAAATCTAAGGGGCACAATCGAATTCACGATTCTGTGAAGGTAATTCTCGTTCTGTTGATCTCATTTGTAATCAGCGTACTGTTTTGTTTCTGGAAACCATTCAAACACATGAAACTATGTTTGGTTAATTTTGATTAAAGTTGTTTGTTTTGGTAAATAAGACAAAAGCCTCTTTTAAAAAATCAGAACTTTAGTTTGTTGATACAGAACTCAAACTTGCCTGATGAACTGAAGGTTTTGATGAATTGGTTAAAGAGAGTTGCGGTAATATGTTCTGATGTTTGTTGCCTCAGGAGACACTTGGGCTAaggttttgttgttttctttacGACAATGGAGGACATAGATAACATAGAGGAAGATGATTTTGGTTTCTCAAGAAACTACTTTCTGGCTAAAGAGTTGGGTGGTTCAAGCAAGCGGTCAGCGCGCAAGCTCTCTGATATTAACATTGTTGATGAGCAGGTGATTTTGGGTTATTGACTCCCTAATATATGTTTGCTGTgaaacatttattttgtttgacaAGTTGATTGTGTCTCAGGAGCTTAGAGAAACAGCGTTTAGTATTGAAACGAAGCATGAGAAAGAGATTTCTGAGCTTCTGAACGAGTACAAGACTATGTACCCTAAGTGGATCTTTGAGCTAAGGTTAGAAGGCTCCAGATGCTTCGCTTTTACTATAAAACGCTGATCTTAGAGAGGAACTAAAACCTGAATATCAACCAACTTAGGATCTGTTAGACTCCTGTGTTCCATCAAAGTCACCATCCTTTTGTGTGTTCTCATTTCATTTTGCTGATTCCAGGTGTGGCTTTGGCCTTCTAATGTACGGCTTTGGATCCAAAAAAGGTTTGATTGAAGACTTTGCTTCATCTTCTTTGACTGAGTATTCTGTTGTTGTCATCAATGGCTACCTCCCTTCAGTAAATTTAAAACAGGTACTCTTTTGTCAGCTACATGTAGCTATTAGTTCTCTGACTATCTGGCTGTAAAGAAAATGGTTTTAAGAATAACAAAATCATCTCTGGTTTGCAAATTCAGGTTCTTTTAGCAATTGCTGAACTTCTGTCCGAGATGTTGAAATCTAGAAGAAAGAGTTCTGGGAGCTCATCTAAAGGTCAAGAAACATTCCCTTCACGCTCCATTGATGACATACTTTCCTTTCTACATGGCTCACAGTCCGAAGACAAAGACTGCTTCATATGCCTTGTTGTTCATAACATTGACGGCCCTGCTCTAAGGGATCCTGAATCACAGCAAACTCTCGCCCACCTTGCTTCCTTCTCGCACATACGCATTATTGCCTCCATTGACCATGTCAACGCTCCATTATGTAAGTAATATTCTTCTTCTACCTGTTTTGTGATGCTTCTTTGTCCTGAGGTTATGTTTCTCTGTACTCATTGCAGTGTGGGACAAGAAAATGGTGCACAAACAGTTTAACTGGCTATGGCACCACGTTCCAACATTCGCACCATACAAGGTCGAAGGCGTGTTCTTCCCATTGGTTCTTGCACAGGGAAGCACGGCCCAAACCGCCAAAACAGCGGCCATTGTCTTACAGAGTTTAACACCAAACGCTCAGAACGTCTTCAAGATTCTCGCTGACTACCAACTTGCTCACCCGGACGAAGACGGTATGCCCACTGAAGATCTTTATTCAGCCTCACGTGAACGCTTCTTTGTGAGCAGTCAAGTGACTCTCAACTCTCATCTCACGGAGTTTAAAGATCACGAGCTGGTTAAGACCAAGAGAAACTCCGATGGACAAGAGTGTTTGAACATACCTCTCTCTCCGGATGCACTTCGACAGCTCTTGCTTGATCTCAGTCAGTAGCCTCAGTTGTATCAAATTGTCTGTGATATGATTTATCTTTTTGCTTGAACGATGAGTGTAATGTGTTACACATTTGATTGAAAGTTATAATCAGCACTCAAAATCTATACAGTTACATTCTGAGACCACAACAACTTTTCTTTGTACAAACTAGTTCTAGGCACATTTATCTGGAACACAAGAACTGAACTGAAAAAAGAGGTTGGTTCGGGTCTCTGTACTATAGATATTTAAGCatatttatacatttataaccaaaaaaaaaactaaaactggaACCAAATTGATAATCgaaaattttatgatataattaatatagttataattgttatttatatttagtttttgaaaaaaatcaaatgttttaaaatactatttataaaccaaatatctgaatatttttcttccataatatataaattacataaattatttaatattttttatctgaATAAATAATGCTGAACTGAATCTAAACTAAACCTGAATAATTGTTCAATATTGGCCAGTTTTTCCCGGAATtgaatcaaaaaaatgaaataaccAAATCGAAAATTGAAATAACAAAACCGATACCCGAAATTCCAAGGCCTAGAACAGCCCCAACTTCAATCTAAGGCTAATACACAAGATTCCAATGTGttgaagttgaataatctcatttAAAACAGTGAAAACGTCTATATATTATCAAATGGCAAACATGAATGACATATGATGACTCCTATAAGCTTTCTACATAACGAGAACACTGTGTAACAGAGAACGTCTCTCTCTTTTTATGTCAACATAAGATCGTTTCCTCCAAGGTGTGGACGTAGACACACCCTCACCTCATGCTCTTCCGGACCAGCTCTCAGTTTCGGGACAAGTATCTCAAGAACCGATCCCGGTCCATCGTAATACGCCTCGATATTCGCGTCTTCAGGGATACGTGTCGATAACGGGACCTCTCTCACAAACTCCCCCGGTGGGCAATGCTCGGAGTTCGGATCAGTCAGCTTGAACGTCCTGTCGTGTCTCTTGATGAAAGGCACGCGCGACGTGCTGACGCACGAGACTTTTATGATACCGTGCGTGAGAGTGTTCCTCCACGAGACCTTCACGCTGTTCAGATCCACGAAAGGAAGTGTTATTATGATCAAGTAGCCTTCCTCGTCCTCGTATATGGTCTTCGCAGCAGTAACAGGCCCGTGCACGTTCTTCATGGCTCCGGTAAACTCATTAGACCAGTTCGGTGGCTCGTTCTGGTGGACTTCTACAACAGCAGGCGGGTTCACGGTTAAGCAACACTCTTCTTCGTGGATCCCGTTAGAGAACATgtccttcctcttcttgtgtTGGCTAGAGGGAGACAGATCGTTCGCTTCACCATTCGACGGTTGAGTCGAGAGATTGAGTCCAGAGCCATTAAGCAGCTTCTTAGAGTTGTTGTTCTTCAACGTAGCAGGCGGTGGAGGATGCCTCTCGAGCTCAAAGTCAGTGTTGGGAAGGTTCCTCCAGGAGCCAAAGTCGCTAGCTTCAGGAGGGATCGCGAAGTTCAAGTCCCTCCCGGTCAGCTCCATCCAcctcttcctctcttcctcGTCGAGACAAGCGAGGTTCGGAGAAGGAACAAGCTCGATCCCATGAACACACTGAGGATTCGAAAGCCCTCTGTAA is a genomic window containing:
- the LOC108812342 gene encoding uncharacterized protein LOC108812342, coding for MVDSWINVLSMENHHPSTLLSMDSSASSHEELDLEMNNNNNNNRQSLILSGPPDINLPLSAERSPPPQPWNLDSCDILDVGLGSQAYETENYMSVVPKIGRKCAKRVDSVWGAWVFFSFYFKPALNDKSKAKIVRDSNGLSGFDKTDLKLDVFLVQHDMENMYMWVFKERPENALGKMQLRSYMNGHSRQGDRLFPFSVEKGFVRSHRMQRKHYRGLSNPQCVHGIELVPSPNLACLDEEERKRWMELTGRDLNFAIPPEASDFGSWRNLPNTDFELERHPPPPATLKNNNSKKLLNGSGLNLSTQPSNGEANDLSPSSQHKKRKDMFSNGIHEEECCLTVNPPAVVEVHQNEPPNWSNEFTGAMKNVHGPVTAAKTIYEDEEGYLIIITLPFVDLNSVKVSWRNTLTHGIIKVSCVSTSRVPFIKRHDRTFKLTDPNSEHCPPGEFVREVPLSTRIPEDANIEAYYDGPGSVLEILVPKLRAGPEEHEVRVCLRPHLGGNDLMLT
- the LOC108807256 gene encoding origin of replication complex subunit 2; the protein is MEDIDNIEEDDFGFSRNYFLAKELGGSSKRSARKLSDINIVDEQELRETAFSIETKHEKEISELLNEYKTMYPKWIFELRCGFGLLMYGFGSKKGLIEDFASSSLTEYSVVVINGYLPSVNLKQVLLAIAELLSEMLKSRRKSSGSSSKGQETFPSRSIDDILSFLHGSQSEDKDCFICLVVHNIDGPALRDPESQQTLAHLASFSHIRIIASIDHVNAPLLWDKKMVHKQFNWLWHHVPTFAPYKVEGVFFPLVLAQGSTAQTAKTAAIVLQSLTPNAQNVFKILADYQLAHPDEDGMPTEDLYSASRERFFVSSQVTLNSHLTEFKDHELVKTKRNSDGQECLNIPLSPDALRQLLLDLSQ
- the LOC130495868 gene encoding uncharacterized protein LOC130495868, with the translated sequence MEEFGLPERLFQTGYEPSGRKRINNYFNLRWIEVVKGALTDAQQELLAESQFRQLMLMGGHTFSVMFAHQLLSRQLVTRKLYELWWLFAGKPIRYGIGEFALVTGLNCGLPPTSSLGGQQLVKGKKKGKAKAKQVGGDGVMWKTLFGSEETITPDWIISKLAQKEKYKDEETRLRLSLLLLVEGILCPTSGSTQLRPEVVEMVGDIGMFLEYPWGRESFLLTVSSGKIRSAGQLAQDTLAIQGFAHAMVLVTVCSCPQIIADPRLGEDLVSDDLPIEDIVDGVCARSVKINILTVQTLELTGQAPVRSILCEGSDIPPLTAEKDDLRVNHMVSLIRDRFPFEINTWRGGVKASDAKQSKGVGGLGASSSETVGQPAGNAEADRPENANTEGLPGVFDVSTLARLVATELHARALPIVTSLKEGICGEIQSLKDVLLGSSVRTQVRGDDVRPVSTHPTVPSAVPETMTSPGESGRLSPGSLSPAFPVESPEDASPERMSSPTERDTACIEDIIAELAAVSEATENEGNAEAAIGSDKSSNVESHHVVSDPSLEIAVAQLPIRGPQSAEIPNEETDSEAPDKEGHSEGGTVDMESDVIVSDPALQVASDAPETSGIGGDNASQGVSSEQQLNSDVTDQPTTGEVGSENIIDGERQRRSSKRARCPNSKYTPPPLPVKKQKGKKGGSRAKQVSNKVPTMKEEASSAATTKPKQSGKETKMPTIPEEPSPAATSLANPSGSLVPETKKPDIPEVPSTVATSPAKTSGSFVAETNVGPFVGRFAPCVRPNAFRVAGFRTVMQTAREYDIGEGVTVDNTVFQSFFDSAQMQTPKAADMVVTFIRRRLRVAGITTYDFLPASFVESLRLEYQQFCRVKDIGNFSFSNIFANPGFPNMTWDAKVQVLYFPLQADRWHWIGVVVDIANWSIHVLDCNPSCLSDDKIVAVLNPIVVLLPLLIGLNSGKASAEGAMPIRRLDLSLLCEQREFSCIASILLMELHASNNISQAAHLNAEALALAAQTYAVEAFGTFNPKYLVDFPVSPSK